The Chitinophagales bacterium genomic sequence TTATCAGTATTACACGAAGTGCCGCTATTAATGCGGCACTTCGTATTTTTGGCCTATGCTTACAGTTTCATTACACGGCATTAAGATATATGCCAAACGCGGTATGTATGCCCAAGAACAGAAAATAGAGAACCGATTTGAAATAGACGTTGATATTATGGTACCTGCGATTGATACCAATGAGATACCGTTTGTTGATTATAGCATCATACGCAAAGTAGTGGCCGAAATGTTTGAAAAGCCATATGATATCATTGAGCATTACATCCGTGATATTCATGCAGGATTGAAACAACAATTTCCCGGATCAGAAAAAATAAAAATTGGTATCAGGAAAATGAATCCGCCAATGCCCGGACAGGTAGGATACGCACAAATTGTGTTCGAAGGTTGATATCCTTAACTTTATCACTGCATTGAAGAAACTCGCCTACATATTTCCGTTTGTCATTGCATTGGCCATCACCGGCTGTAAGCATGAAGCCGCGGTAAGCCCGTCTGATACTGTGGTTGATAATTTCCCCGATGGCATAAAAGAAATAATGCTGGATAAATGCGCTACAGCAGGTTGCCATAATGCCGGCAGCTACAAAGGTGCCGGAGGATTGTTGCTGGATAGCTGGGATCATCTGTTTATGGGTGGCAGCAACGGTGCAGTAGCAGTGGCCTTCAATGCAGAGAACAGTTCAATGCTGTATTTCGTAAATACCTATGAAGAACTGGGCAATACTGCACTCCCTACTATGCCGTATAACAACACTCCTCTCAGCAGGGACGAATATATTTTACTGCGTGACTGGATAAACAACGGGGCACCTTCAAAGAATGACAGTATACCTTTTTCAGACCATCCCGATACAAAGCAAAAAATATATATGGTGCAGCAGGGCTGTGACCTGGTAGGCGTAATAGATGCTGAAGAACAGGTGGTGACACGTTATATACAAGTAGGTAAAACGTATGGGAAAGAGCAACCCAACAATATAGTTGTTGCTCCTGATGGCAGATATGCCTATGTGTCATTCTGGAATGCCAACCTGATTCAAAAAATAGATACCCGGATAGATAGTGTTGTCGCTGAGATACAAACGCCTAAGGGTTTTCAGAAAGCCATAGCCCTAAACGCAGATGGCACAAAGCTGATAGCCTGCAACTGGTATACACAGGATGTATTGCTGATAGATGCTGTAAACATGCAGTTGATACAAAACTTCGGGAAGGATATGCAGTTCATTGCCGGTTTCGAGCAAACTCTTGCCGGCGATGGTTTTTATGCCACTTCACAATTCGGTAATACTATCTACAGGATAAGCAACAGCGGAACATATTCGACTATCAGTATAAACGGGAATGCTCCTGTGCAAGCAACGGCTCCCGGCACGCCCGACCCTTATAGTATCGGCCTGTCGCCTAACAGGGACAAATATTTCATCACCTGTACCAATACACATGAGGTTCGTGTGATGAACGCTAATTCGGAACAAATAGTAAGCACGATACCCGTTGGTGAGAATCCACAGAATATCAGCTTTTCGGCTACAACTCCGTATATGTTTGTTACTTGTATGAATGATACCATCAGTAAGCTGGAGGTGGGCAGCGTATATGTTATTGACTACACAACCAATCAGGTAGTAAAAAAGATAACCGGAAAATTCTTTCAGCCCTACGGAATTGTAGTAGATGACAGAAAAGGTTTGTTATATGTATTCAGCCGCAACGAAGACAAGAACGGACCACCTCCACACCATAGCTCTCCCTACGACGGACGCAATGGTTTTTACCAGGTATATGACATCCATACTTTTGAGCCTTATACCAATAAGCGATTTGAAGTAACAGTTGACCCATACGGTGCCGCGGCACGGTTTAAATAGATTTTTATGGCTAAGCTTACACAAGAAGACCTGCTGAACATATTTGATGAACTGAAAAAGATCATCAGTCCATACCGGAAAGGTAATATGCACCCACGTATTGATATACAAGGAAAGTACGACCTGTGGGCAGAAAAAGAAGTGGAAGTAGAAGGCAGGAAAATGGATGCTGTCTATTTCTGCGGGCTTATTATACAGAGCAGCTATGTAGGTTTCTACTTTATGCCTGTATATGCACGGCCTGAAATGAAAGCCGAACTGGCACCCGAACTGGTAAAGTGCCTGAAGGGGAAATCATGCTTTCATATGAAAACTGCTGATAAAGAGATGATGAAACACGTAAAGGATGCCATGAAAAAAGGTTATGATATGTACAAGAAAATGGGCTGGTATTAACAGCAGGTTTCGTACGTATAAATAAATACAGCGTATTTTTACACTATGGCAACAAAGCTCTCGGTCAACATCAATAAGATAGCAACATTACGCAACAGTAGGGGTGGCAATACCCCAGATGTATTACAGGCCGCTATTGACTGCCAGTTATTTGGCGCCGATGGCATAACCGTGCACCCGCGTCCTGACGAACGCCATATACGCTACAACGACGTGAGGCAGATCATGCCGATCATCACTACCGAGTTCAATATAGAGGGCAACCCCAAAGAAGATATGTTTGTGCAACTTGTGCTGGAAACAAAACCACACCAGGTAACACTGGTGCCTGATGCCGCCGGGCAACTAACCTCAGATCACGGCTGGAACACTATAACTGAAGCTAAATACCTGTGCGACATTATTGATGTATTCAAAAAAGCCGGCATTCGTGTTTCAATTTTTGTAGACCCTATAGAAAATATGATAGCTGCTGCTGCCGACACCGGCACCGACCGTATAGAGCTCTATACCGAAGCTTATGCTGCAAATTTTCATAGGAATAAAGAACAGGCAATTGCTGATTATGTAAAAGCAGCAGTTGTAGCTAACGAAAAGAACCTGGGCATCAATGCAGGCCATGATCTGGACAGGAAAAATCTTGGCTATTTCGCAGCATCCATTCCTAACCTTCTCGAAGTATCTATTGGCCATGCACTAATAGCAGATGCTTTATATTATGGCCTTGAAAATACCATACAGCTTTACAAGCGCTGCCTCTAACTTCTGTTAACAAGGAAATAACATCTGGTTAACAAAAAATGTACATCTTCAGGATGTTATAAATACTTGATTTAGTTCATTTTATAGTTTAACTAATATTTTTCTGTGAATAAGTGGAAATATAATTATTCACATTCGCTTTTTAATTACTCACACTAAATCAACATTTTATAACTTTATTAACAGTTTGAGGAAGAAGTAACCGTACCCGCTATACACCTGACACATATAGAGAAGTTTAACGTACCTGATTTATGACCAAAGGATTATATGCATTAGCAATACTATGCACTATTGTTGCTATGCCATTTATTACTAGCGCGCAGGCACCGGCAGCCAATTTTTCAGCCAACAACACATCCGGTTGCTCGCCGGTAGTGGTTCAATTTACCGACCTGAGCACGAACACTCCTACCAGCTGGTATTGGGACCTGGGCAATGGAGGTACATCTACAATCCAGAACCCGGCAGCTTCTTATATTACACCCGGCACTTACAGGGTGATCCTTACGGCTACCAACAGTAGCGGAAGCAGCAGCGATACAGATTATATTACGGTGTATACCTCACCAACAGTTGCTTTTAGTGCCGACACAACTACAACCTGCGGAACAAAAACAGTAACCTTTACTAACTCAACTATTCCCGGTGCAGGTGGTGCCGTCTCTTACTTGTGGGATTTTGGTGATGGTGACTCTTCAACTGTGGCTAGTCCAACGCACACCTACTCCTACTCTGGTAACTTTACGGTATCACTGGTGGTGGTGAACAGCAGTGGCTGTACAAACAGTCTCACAAAGAACTCATATATAAATATCCTGTCCAAACCTGCAACAGCATTCAGTGCAAATAATACTTCAAGTTGTAACGCTCCGTTCCCAGTGACATTTACCAACACCACTACAAACGGAAGCACCTACGAGTGGGATTTCGGAGACGGTAATACATCTACATCATCAAATCCAAGTCATACCTATACCAGTTCAGGCACCTATAGTGTACGCTTGATATCAACCGGCCCTAACGGGTGTAAGGATACGCTTACGAGGAGCTCATATATTGTTATCGGCCAGGTTTCAGCGAACTTTACAATAGGCACACCCAACTGTATAGGAAGACCCATATCCTTTACCAACACTACAACACCGGGACTTGGCACCAGCAGGCAGTGGGCCTTTGGTAATGGTGCAACCAGTACATCAGCCAATCCTACATATACTTATAATACAGCAGGCACATATACCGTAACGCTGATAGAGATGTATGCCAATAGTTGTAATGATACCATTTCTAAAACAGTTACCGTATCCTCCAAGCCAACGGCTGCTTTTGTTACACCGGATACCGTAGGCTGTTCTGTACCTTTCATTGCGCACTTTACAAATAATTCTAGCGGAGCCACAAGTTATACATGGCAATTTGGTGCAGGTACCTCCGGCGCTACCAATCCTAATTTCCAGTATAATGCATTAGGTATCTACACGGTCACACTAATAACCGGTAACACTGCGGGCTGCGGTGACACATTGACAAAGACCAACTATATAAAACTACAGGCTCCTGTAGGCTCATTAACGGTATCAGACACAGGCGCATGCGCCAACCAACCCATACAGTTTACGGGATCTGTTGCTTCTCCTCTCTACGCTTCAAACTATCGTTGGGATTTTGGAGATGGTAGTGGTATTGTCAGCTGCTCATCATGTAATATACAATCGCACTCATATACCGGAACAGGTACTTATAATGTGCAGTTGGTTGTATCAACTGCCTCTGGTTGTAATGATACATTAACGCGCACTATTAATATCCGTACAAAACCAACTGCCAACTTCACAGGTACTCCCCTTGTAATTTGTCCTGATGCTACAGTAAGTTTCACCAACAGCTCCTCCGGAGCTACGTCATATAATTGGAACTACGGAGACGGATTTACGGATACTACAACAAGCCCAGGCCATACGTTCAACTCACATGGCATATATAATATTCGCCTCATAGCCAATAACAGCGGATGCAAAGACACCCTGTTAAGAAGTAATTATGTAACCGTTAATTTACCGCTTGCCAATTTCTCTGCCAGCAATACTTGTAATGCCCGACTTACCTATAACTTTTATGATAGTTCAATTGGGGCAAATTCGTATGTCTGGGAATTTGGAGACGGCAACACCTCTACAACGTCAGGCAACGTATCGCATACATACGCTACACCCGGTACGTACAATGCTGTATTAAGAGTAACCAATACATCCAGCGGATGTGTCGACACGATGGCTCTGATTATAGTTGCTGATACATTGACACTACCTACATTCGTTGTTTCCGACAGTATTCTGTGCCGTTATGAAGTATTTAGGATCACTCGCACCGCAACTACAGGACTGACTTATGACTGGTATTTCGGCACACAACATAAACACGCGCAGAACCTTCAGCCACAATTCGAGGGCAGTACTCCCGGCGTGTTCGATGTAAAGATGGTAGTTACCGATAGCCTGGGGTGCGTAGATAGCCTGGTTAAGTCAAATCTCATTAAGGTAGGGGGAGCAAGTGTCAATTTCACTGCAAGTACGCTAAACCCGTGTAAAGAAACACCCCTGACATTTAATGACCTGAGTATTACCGGGGCATTCCCTATTACCAACAGGCACTGGGACTTTGATGATGGGTTAGACCTTGATACTACAGCTACCACTATTACACATAGCTTCAATAATACAGGGCCATATGATATTAAACTCGTGATAACCGATTCGTTGGGCTGTAAAGATTCCCTGACCAAAACCAGCTACGTATACGTAAACAAGCCTATTGCGCAGTTCTACAGTGCCG encodes the following:
- a CDS encoding DUF1801 domain-containing protein; its protein translation is MAKLTQEDLLNIFDELKKIISPYRKGNMHPRIDIQGKYDLWAEKEVEVEGRKMDAVYFCGLIIQSSYVGFYFMPVYARPEMKAELAPELVKCLKGKSCFHMKTADKEMMKHVKDAMKKGYDMYKKMGWY
- a CDS encoding dihydroneopterin aldolase codes for the protein MLTVSLHGIKIYAKRGMYAQEQKIENRFEIDVDIMVPAIDTNEIPFVDYSIIRKVVAEMFEKPYDIIEHYIRDIHAGLKQQFPGSEKIKIGIRKMNPPMPGQVGYAQIVFEG
- a CDS encoding pyridoxine 5'-phosphate synthase; this translates as MATKLSVNINKIATLRNSRGGNTPDVLQAAIDCQLFGADGITVHPRPDERHIRYNDVRQIMPIITTEFNIEGNPKEDMFVQLVLETKPHQVTLVPDAAGQLTSDHGWNTITEAKYLCDIIDVFKKAGIRVSIFVDPIENMIAAAADTGTDRIELYTEAYAANFHRNKEQAIADYVKAAVVANEKNLGINAGHDLDRKNLGYFAASIPNLLEVSIGHALIADALYYGLENTIQLYKRCL